A region from the Nocardioides exalbidus genome encodes:
- a CDS encoding DUF6174 domain-containing protein produces MLRNIVAVLVLVTLVAGAVVWWSSSPGVTSRRELDQARARWAEREPTKYSFVISSCSGMCIACPWRITVLDGEPVAVERAGGDRGCGAPPTVEQASTIDTLLDTADQERARLFGHTWVAYDAHWGIPVRFEDTCTDADCGSGTSIYDFRVLAE; encoded by the coding sequence GTGTTGCGCAACATCGTCGCCGTGCTCGTGCTGGTGACCCTGGTCGCGGGTGCGGTCGTGTGGTGGTCGTCCTCGCCGGGCGTGACCTCCCGGCGTGAGCTCGACCAGGCCAGGGCGCGGTGGGCCGAGCGGGAGCCCACGAAGTACTCGTTCGTGATCTCCAGCTGCAGCGGGATGTGCATCGCGTGCCCGTGGCGCATCACGGTCCTGGACGGAGAGCCAGTCGCCGTCGAACGCGCAGGCGGTGACCGCGGGTGCGGCGCGCCACCCACCGTCGAGCAGGCGAGCACGATCGACACCCTGCTGGACACGGCCGACCAGGAGCGGGCCCGGCTCTTCGGCCACACCTGGGTCGCGTACGACGCCCACTGGGGGATCCCGGTCCGCTTCGAGGACACCTGCACCGATGCCGACTGCGGCAGCGGGACCTCGATCTACGACTTCAGGGTCCTGGCTGAGTGA
- a CDS encoding vWA domain-containing protein has translation MSRFRKYDGGDPLAPPVDLAEALDAIGQDVMAGYSPERAMREFLRRGGSDQAGLDELARRVAEKRREILQRNNLDGTMQEVKELLDQAVLAERGQLARDITMDDADRDFREMVLDNLPTSTPAAVSELASYDWRSSEAREAYEQIKDLLGRELLDQRFAGMKQALEGATEEDRQAVSEMLSDLNDLLEKHASGGVSDEEFADFMDKHGDFFPDSPQDMDELLDQLAQRAAAAQRMMNSMTPEQRQELMELSQQAFGSPQLMEQLARMDANLQALRPGEDWSGSESFEGEQGMGLGDGTGALQDLAQLDALADQLAQSHHGARMDDVDLDALADQLGADAAVSAKTLQELERALRDSGYLKRGSDGELRLSPKAMRQLGKALLSDVADRMSGRSGARETRTTGLAGEPSGATRRWEFGTTEPWDVPRTITNAVLRQGGATPVRIQVDDIEVTETEARTQAAVALLVDTSFSMAMDGRWVPMKRTALALHQLIRSRFRGDDLQLIAFGRHAQVMEIEELTALDAKWDKGTNLHHGLLLANRFFRKHPNAQPVLLIVTDGEPTAHLEQDGEVWFSYPPHPLTIAQSVKELDASARLGAQVTFFRLGEDPGLARFIDSMARRVDGRMVSPELDDLGAAVVGSYLGSRGPASSYREQFGDWYGGGRGFWV, from the coding sequence ATGAGCCGCTTCCGGAAGTACGACGGTGGCGACCCGCTCGCCCCGCCGGTGGACCTCGCGGAGGCGCTCGACGCGATCGGCCAGGACGTGATGGCGGGTTACTCGCCGGAGCGCGCGATGCGGGAGTTCCTGCGCCGTGGCGGGTCCGACCAGGCCGGGCTCGACGAGCTCGCCCGGCGCGTCGCGGAGAAGCGTCGCGAGATTCTCCAGCGCAACAACCTCGACGGCACCATGCAGGAGGTCAAGGAGCTCCTCGACCAGGCCGTCCTGGCCGAGCGCGGGCAGCTCGCCCGCGACATCACGATGGACGACGCCGACCGCGACTTCCGCGAGATGGTGCTCGACAACCTGCCGACCTCGACGCCGGCCGCGGTGAGCGAGCTGGCGTCCTACGACTGGAGGTCCTCCGAGGCCCGCGAGGCCTACGAGCAGATCAAGGACCTGCTCGGCCGCGAGCTGCTCGACCAGCGCTTCGCCGGGATGAAGCAGGCGCTCGAGGGGGCGACCGAGGAGGACCGGCAGGCCGTCTCGGAGATGCTCTCCGACCTCAACGACCTGCTCGAGAAGCACGCGTCCGGAGGGGTCAGCGACGAGGAGTTCGCCGACTTCATGGACAAGCACGGCGACTTCTTCCCCGACTCACCGCAGGACATGGACGAGCTGCTCGACCAGCTCGCCCAGCGTGCCGCGGCGGCCCAGCGGATGATGAACTCGATGACGCCAGAGCAGCGCCAGGAGCTGATGGAGCTCTCGCAGCAGGCGTTCGGCTCGCCGCAGCTGATGGAGCAGCTCGCCCGGATGGACGCGAACCTCCAGGCGCTGCGGCCCGGTGAGGACTGGTCGGGCTCGGAGAGCTTCGAGGGCGAACAGGGGATGGGGCTCGGTGACGGCACCGGTGCCCTGCAGGACCTCGCCCAGCTCGACGCGCTCGCCGACCAGCTCGCCCAGTCGCACCACGGCGCCCGGATGGACGACGTCGACCTCGACGCGCTGGCCGACCAGCTCGGTGCGGATGCCGCGGTGTCGGCGAAGACGCTGCAGGAGCTCGAGCGCGCGCTGCGCGACAGCGGCTACCTCAAGCGCGGCTCGGACGGCGAGCTCCGGCTCTCGCCCAAGGCGATGCGCCAGCTCGGCAAGGCACTGCTGAGCGACGTCGCCGACCGGATGAGCGGTCGCAGCGGCGCCCGCGAGACGCGGACGACGGGCCTCGCCGGTGAACCCTCCGGCGCCACCCGGCGCTGGGAGTTCGGCACCACCGAGCCCTGGGACGTGCCCCGCACGATCACCAACGCGGTGCTGCGGCAGGGCGGCGCCACCCCCGTGCGGATCCAGGTCGACGACATCGAGGTCACCGAGACCGAGGCCCGCACCCAGGCGGCCGTCGCACTGCTGGTGGACACGTCGTTCTCGATGGCGATGGACGGGCGCTGGGTGCCGATGAAGCGGACCGCGCTCGCCCTGCACCAGCTCATCCGCTCGCGCTTCCGCGGCGACGACCTCCAGCTGATCGCCTTCGGCCGGCACGCGCAGGTGATGGAGATCGAGGAGCTCACCGCGCTCGACGCGAAGTGGGACAAGGGGACCAACCTCCACCACGGGCTGCTGCTCGCGAACCGCTTCTTCCGCAAGCACCCCAACGCCCAGCCGGTGCTGCTGATCGTCACCGACGGCGAGCCGACGGCCCACCTCGAGCAGGACGGCGAGGTCTGGTTCTCCTACCCGCCGCACCCGCTGACGATCGCGCAGTCGGTGAAGGAGCTCGACGCCTCCGCGCGCCTCGGCGCGCAGGTGACCTTCTTCCGGCTCGGGGAGGACCCGGGGCTGGCGCGCTTCATCGACTCGATGGCCCGTCGGGTCGACGGCCGGATGGTCAGCCCCGAGCTCGACGACCTCGGTGCCGCGGTCGTCGGGTCCTACCTCGGCTCGCGCGGCCCGGCGTCGTCGTACCGCGAGCAGTTCGGTGACTGGTACGGCGGTGGGCGCGGCTTCTGGGTCTAG
- a CDS encoding MFS transporter: protein MDLRDLPPVVWALAVARFVSSASSFTMLFLTLYLTGPRDLSTTTAGLLAGSVGVGMLAGYFTGGRWGDRFGHRRVLLTASSAGGLMLVAVPFVPLWVLWVLLPVQNYLAATGGVSSGALSALAVPRGRRRTSVAVGRAASNAGFVLGPPLGALLVTWSYDAMFVVDGLAVIVVRLALSRVLPKDAPDVADHDAPRGGFLRAVRADRALMVLMVGVVLVDLVYRQLYSTLPLHLRDSGQPVWLYATVIAVGSGLILLLEIPVTQWLQGRAAHGVIALGYALVGVGTAMFALPVTVVSVLLAMVVLTAGEILYKTTATAHVLDQAPDHLVGQYQGLYTGAATSGTLLAAPVGTAIYAAAPGLLWPVMAVVALAASAFVLLSRRAASR from the coding sequence GTGGACCTGCGCGACCTGCCCCCCGTCGTGTGGGCGCTCGCGGTGGCACGGTTCGTGTCGTCGGCGTCGTCGTTCACGATGCTCTTCCTCACGCTCTACCTCACCGGCCCGCGCGACCTCTCGACCACGACCGCCGGCCTGCTCGCCGGATCGGTCGGCGTCGGCATGCTGGCCGGCTACTTCACCGGTGGCCGCTGGGGCGACCGGTTCGGCCACCGCCGCGTGCTGCTGACCGCGAGCTCCGCCGGCGGCCTGATGCTCGTGGCCGTCCCGTTCGTGCCCCTGTGGGTGCTATGGGTGCTCCTGCCCGTCCAGAACTACCTCGCCGCGACCGGCGGGGTGTCCTCGGGGGCGCTGTCCGCGCTCGCGGTGCCCCGCGGCCGGCGTCGTACGTCCGTCGCGGTCGGCCGCGCGGCCTCCAACGCCGGGTTCGTGCTCGGGCCACCGCTCGGGGCGCTGCTGGTGACGTGGAGCTACGACGCGATGTTCGTCGTCGACGGCCTCGCCGTGATCGTCGTGAGACTGGCGCTGAGCCGGGTGCTGCCGAAGGACGCGCCCGACGTCGCCGACCACGACGCGCCGCGCGGCGGCTTCCTCCGGGCGGTGCGGGCGGACAGGGCCCTGATGGTCCTGATGGTCGGCGTGGTGCTGGTCGACCTCGTCTACCGCCAGCTCTACTCGACGCTCCCGCTCCACCTGCGCGACTCCGGGCAGCCGGTGTGGCTCTACGCGACGGTGATCGCGGTCGGCTCCGGGCTGATCCTGCTCCTGGAGATCCCGGTCACGCAGTGGCTGCAGGGGCGCGCAGCACACGGCGTCATCGCGCTCGGCTACGCGCTCGTCGGTGTCGGGACGGCGATGTTCGCGCTGCCGGTCACGGTCGTGTCGGTGCTGCTCGCGATGGTCGTGCTGACTGCGGGGGAGATCCTCTACAAGACCACCGCCACGGCCCACGTGCTCGACCAGGCGCCCGACCACCTCGTCGGCCAGTACCAGGGCCTCTACACCGGCGCCGCCACCTCCGGCACCCTCCTCGCCGCCCCTGTGGGGACGGCGATCTACGCCGCCGCGCCCGGCCTGCTCTGGCCGGTCATGGCCGTGGTCGCCCTCGCCGCGTCGGCGTTCGTGCTGCTGTCGCGACGAGCCGCGTCGCGGTAG
- a CDS encoding YchJ family protein encodes MTPSCPCGSGRPYDACCGPLLANAVQAATPEQLMRSRYTAHVRGDAGHLFRTWHPRTRPDDLRPDPGTRWTGLRIVAAEDDTVEFVASWEGGSMHEVSRFERRAGRWVYVDGDVD; translated from the coding sequence CTGACACCGAGCTGCCCGTGCGGGTCCGGGAGGCCGTACGACGCCTGCTGCGGGCCGCTGCTGGCCAACGCCGTGCAGGCGGCGACGCCCGAGCAGCTCATGCGCTCGCGCTACACCGCCCACGTCCGCGGCGACGCCGGCCACCTCTTCCGGACCTGGCACCCGCGGACCCGGCCGGACGACCTCCGTCCCGACCCGGGCACCCGGTGGACCGGGCTGCGGATCGTCGCGGCCGAGGACGACACCGTCGAGTTCGTGGCGTCGTGGGAGGGCGGCTCGATGCACGAGGTCAGCCGCTTCGAGCGGCGTGCCGGCCGCTGGGTCTACGTCGACGGCGACGTCGACTGA
- a CDS encoding nuclear transport factor 2 family protein has translation MPASQDAADALARWHAVVASRDPAGLPALVAEDAVFRSPAVHTSQEGRDTVVGYLTAAFTVLGPHLTYEREWLGDDSAVLQFRSEVGGLDVSGVDMITWDADGRIVDFTVMVRPKKALDAVIQHMGAELVRMLEAAGS, from the coding sequence ATGCCCGCCTCCCAGGATGCTGCAGACGCCCTCGCCCGTTGGCACGCCGTCGTCGCGAGCCGCGACCCCGCCGGCCTCCCTGCGCTGGTCGCCGAGGACGCGGTCTTCCGCAGCCCCGCGGTCCACACGTCGCAGGAGGGCCGCGACACGGTCGTCGGCTACCTCACCGCCGCCTTCACCGTCCTCGGCCCGCACCTGACCTACGAGCGCGAGTGGCTCGGCGACGACTCGGCGGTGCTCCAGTTCCGGTCGGAGGTCGGCGGCCTCGACGTGTCCGGCGTCGACATGATCACGTGGGACGCCGACGGCCGGATCGTCGACTTCACCGTGATGGTCCGCCCGAAGAAGGCCCTCGACGCCGTGATCCAGCACATGGGCGCCGAGCTCGTGCGGATGCTCGAGGCCGCCGGCTCCTAG
- a CDS encoding YihY/virulence factor BrkB family protein: protein MGAVSGVDRFQRRHSVLGFPIAVIYKYFDDQGPYLASALTYYAFVSIFPLMLLGTSILGLFLRGEPQWQEQILNSALSQFPIIGDELGRPEGLQGSIRGVVFGALAALYGAMGLGQALQNTQHVAWSVPRNSRPNPVYARVKTLVLLVTAGFSLLTVTVVSTLASSTDVFGSFVADGFKTFLPLITVAVVGTFLTLLFRFAATGQHSFWRAAPGGYSLAIMWQVLQIGGAAYVDNVLVDTSSMTKTFGLVLGLIGFLWIGAVMAVLAMEINVVAARRLWPRALLTPFTDNIAPTDADRRAYALYAGMQRHKGFEKVSVTWDPSPVEIKAAEHEDPPADEPAPEPARSEAESAPEPARSKADDRTA from the coding sequence GTGGGAGCAGTGAGCGGGGTCGACAGGTTCCAGCGCCGTCATTCCGTGCTCGGCTTCCCGATCGCGGTGATCTACAAGTACTTCGACGACCAGGGGCCCTACCTCGCCTCGGCGCTGACCTACTACGCCTTCGTCTCGATCTTCCCGTTGATGCTGCTCGGCACCTCGATCCTGGGCCTCTTCCTGCGCGGGGAGCCCCAGTGGCAGGAGCAGATCCTCAACTCCGCGCTCTCGCAGTTCCCGATCATCGGCGACGAGCTCGGCCGCCCCGAGGGGCTCCAGGGCTCCATCCGGGGTGTCGTCTTCGGTGCCCTCGCCGCGCTCTACGGCGCGATGGGCCTCGGGCAGGCACTGCAGAACACCCAGCACGTCGCCTGGTCGGTCCCGCGCAACAGCCGGCCCAACCCGGTCTACGCCCGGGTCAAGACGCTGGTCCTGCTCGTCACGGCCGGCTTCTCGCTGCTCACCGTCACGGTCGTGTCGACGCTCGCCAGCAGCACCGACGTGTTCGGGTCCTTCGTCGCCGACGGCTTCAAGACCTTCCTGCCGCTCATCACGGTCGCCGTCGTCGGGACCTTCCTCACCCTGCTCTTCCGCTTCGCCGCGACCGGCCAGCACTCCTTCTGGCGCGCGGCGCCCGGCGGCTACTCGCTCGCGATCATGTGGCAGGTGCTGCAGATCGGTGGCGCGGCCTACGTCGACAACGTCCTGGTCGACACGTCGTCGATGACCAAGACCTTCGGCCTCGTCCTCGGTCTGATCGGCTTCCTCTGGATCGGCGCCGTCATGGCTGTCCTCGCGATGGAGATCAACGTGGTCGCGGCTCGCCGGCTCTGGCCCCGCGCGCTGCTGACGCCGTTCACCGACAACATCGCGCCCACCGACGCCGACCGCCGCGCCTACGCCCTCTACGCCGGCATGCAGCGGCACAAGGGCTTCGAGAAGGTCTCCGTGACGTGGGACCCGAGCCCGGTCGAGATCAAGGCGGCCGAGCACGAGGACCCGCCGGCCGACGAGCCTGCGCCCGAGCCCGCGCGGTCCGAGGCCGAGTCCGCGCCCGAGCCCGCGCGGTCCAAGGCCGACGACCGGACCGCGTGA
- a CDS encoding TSUP family transporter, which produces MGDLSLEVVGFLVLAALVAGFVDAVVGGGGLVQLPALLIGLPGASVVQIAATNKLASFCGTSISAATYVRRIRPDPRTFLPLMLAAGLGSAGGALVASLMPRSAFDPIILVVLVLVGGYVWFRPSVGELTRLRFQGGQHLTAVVLTGLTIGFYDGSIGPGTGSFLVFALVGLLGYNFLEASAKAKLANWATNLAALIVFIPQGAVIWPLALVMAAANITGGYLGARLAMARGARFVRAFFLVVVSGFVVRLGGGLLGWW; this is translated from the coding sequence GTGGGCGACCTGTCCCTCGAGGTCGTCGGCTTCCTGGTCCTCGCCGCGCTCGTCGCGGGGTTCGTCGACGCCGTCGTCGGTGGCGGGGGACTGGTCCAGCTGCCCGCCCTCCTCATCGGCCTGCCCGGCGCCTCGGTCGTCCAGATCGCGGCGACCAACAAGCTCGCCTCGTTCTGCGGCACCAGCATCAGCGCGGCGACGTACGTCCGGCGCATCCGCCCCGACCCGCGGACCTTCCTGCCGCTGATGCTCGCCGCCGGCCTCGGGTCGGCCGGCGGTGCGCTGGTGGCCTCGCTGATGCCGCGCAGCGCCTTCGACCCGATCATCCTGGTCGTGCTGGTCCTCGTCGGCGGCTACGTCTGGTTCAGGCCGAGCGTCGGCGAGCTGACCCGGCTGCGGTTCCAGGGCGGGCAGCACCTCACCGCCGTCGTGCTCACCGGCCTGACGATCGGCTTCTACGACGGCTCGATCGGGCCGGGCACCGGGTCGTTCCTCGTCTTCGCGCTCGTGGGCCTGCTCGGCTACAACTTCCTCGAGGCCTCGGCCAAGGCCAAGCTCGCCAACTGGGCGACGAACCTCGCCGCGCTCATCGTCTTCATCCCCCAGGGCGCGGTGATCTGGCCACTCGCGCTGGTGATGGCAGCGGCCAACATCACCGGTGGCTACCTCGGCGCGCGACTCGCGATGGCGCGGGGGGCGAGGTTCGTCCGGGCGTTCTTCCTCGTCGTCGTGTCCGGTTTCGTCGTGCGACTCGGAGGCGGCCTCCTCGGCTGGTGGTGA
- a CDS encoding YigZ family protein: MTSYDTVARAATAEVEDRGSRFVCTIRRVGDEDEARALVAVLRREHPGARHHCSAFVIGPRGEVQRSSDDGEPAGTAGAPMLEVLRGAGVSDVAAVVTRWFGGTLLGAGGLVRAYGDAVRAALAEAGTLRRSLLTELALDLDHADAGRVEGELRSRGVTVLEVAYDARVRLLLAAPASEVERVTDLVAAATGGAAAPAPVGERWIDAPG, translated from the coding sequence GTGACGTCGTACGACACCGTGGCGCGAGCCGCGACCGCCGAGGTCGAGGACCGCGGGTCCCGCTTCGTCTGCACGATCCGCCGGGTGGGCGACGAGGACGAGGCGCGGGCGCTGGTCGCCGTGCTGCGGCGTGAGCACCCCGGCGCGCGGCACCACTGCTCGGCCTTCGTGATCGGACCGCGCGGCGAGGTGCAGCGCTCGTCCGACGACGGCGAGCCCGCCGGCACGGCCGGTGCGCCGATGCTCGAGGTCCTCCGGGGCGCGGGTGTCAGCGACGTCGCGGCCGTCGTGACGCGGTGGTTCGGTGGGACGCTGCTCGGGGCCGGGGGACTGGTGCGCGCCTACGGCGACGCCGTCCGCGCCGCCCTCGCCGAGGCCGGGACCCTCCGGCGGTCGCTGCTCACCGAGCTGGCGCTCGACCTCGACCACGCGGACGCCGGCCGGGTCGAGGGTGAGTTGCGCTCGCGTGGCGTGACCGTCCTCGAGGTGGCGTACGACGCCCGCGTCCGGTTGTTGCTCGCCGCTCCTGCGTCGGAGGTGGAGCGGGTCACCGACCTCGTCGCCGCCGCGACCGGGGGCGCGGCCGCGCCGGCCCCCGTCGGAGAACGCTGGATCGACGCCCCCGGCTGA
- a CDS encoding GNAT family N-acetyltransferase: protein MGDSVVTLRPATGHDIPGFVALGRAVVPPTYGPIDAAYAQRMIDEWWTPEVFTRSMQTNTHLVAEADGEVVALANLGRLSRSYRAFPHVTDDREVMWKLYVHPDHQGRGIGGRLLAEIESLVEGDELWLEVVDGNDAAFAFYRAHGFEEVERVADDEWPDDVWMKKVLAR from the coding sequence ATGGGTGACTCCGTCGTCACCCTGCGACCCGCCACCGGGCACGACATCCCGGGCTTCGTCGCGCTCGGTCGCGCCGTGGTGCCGCCGACCTACGGCCCGATCGACGCGGCGTACGCCCAGCGGATGATCGACGAGTGGTGGACGCCCGAGGTGTTCACCCGGTCGATGCAGACCAACACCCACCTCGTCGCCGAGGCCGACGGCGAGGTTGTCGCGCTGGCCAACCTGGGCCGGCTCTCGCGGTCCTACCGGGCCTTCCCGCACGTCACGGACGACCGCGAGGTGATGTGGAAGCTCTACGTCCACCCCGACCACCAGGGTCGCGGGATCGGCGGCCGGCTGCTCGCCGAGATCGAGTCGCTCGTCGAGGGTGACGAGCTGTGGCTCGAGGTCGTCGACGGCAACGACGCGGCCTTCGCCTTCTACCGCGCCCACGGCTTCGAGGAGGTCGAGCGCGTCGCCGACGACGAGTGGCCCGACGACGTGTGGATGAAGAAGGTGCTGGCCCGATGA
- a CDS encoding DUF664 domain-containing protein: protein MTIERPSPSYSDTEVGMLRSYLDHFRATIRLQASGLTAAQLDQTLPPSDLTLGGMLKHLAYVEDYWFSYNLGAHEPSPPWDTAPWDDDADWDWHSAAGADFDELDALLVAAIAHSDACLDAALAADPDLGRPVARPRDPAKGGTATVRWVLVHMVEEYARHAGHADLIRQSIDGATDV, encoded by the coding sequence ATGACGATCGAGCGCCCGTCCCCGTCCTACAGCGACACCGAGGTCGGGATGCTGCGCTCCTACCTCGACCACTTCCGTGCCACGATCCGGCTGCAGGCGAGCGGGCTCACCGCCGCCCAGCTCGACCAGACGCTCCCGCCGAGCGACCTGACCCTGGGCGGGATGCTCAAGCACCTCGCCTACGTGGAGGACTACTGGTTCTCCTACAACCTCGGCGCCCACGAGCCGTCCCCGCCGTGGGACACCGCGCCCTGGGACGACGACGCCGACTGGGACTGGCACAGCGCTGCCGGAGCCGACTTCGACGAGCTCGACGCGCTGCTGGTGGCCGCGATCGCCCACTCCGACGCGTGCCTCGACGCGGCCCTGGCAGCCGACCCCGACCTCGGGCGCCCGGTCGCCCGCCCGCGCGACCCGGCCAAGGGCGGGACCGCCACCGTCCGCTGGGTGCTGGTGCACATGGTCGAGGAGTACGCCCGCCACGCCGGCCACGCCGACCTGATCCGCCAGTCCATCGACGGCGCGACCGACGTCTAG
- a CDS encoding magnesium chelatase — protein MTQQQNDQRSQHPDASTVGQLRESGHQLRTLRQELRDNLLTRLAAGDDPWPGLHGFSETVIPQVERALLAGHDIVLLGERGQGKTRLLRSLVGLLDEWTPVISGSELGEHPYEPITVTSQQAAATYGDDLRISWKHRDERYAEKLATPDTSVADLIGDVDPMKVAEGRHLGDPETIHFGLIPRSHRGIVAINELPDLAERIQVAMLNVMEERDIQIRGYILRLPLDVLVVASANPEDYTNRGRIITPLKDRFGAEIRTHYPREVEEEIAVIEQEADLVAEVPAYLLEVLARFTRHLRDSQSVDQRSGVSARFAIAGAETIAAAALHRATTQGEEQAVARVVDLETAVDVLGGKIEFETGEEGRETEILTHLLRTAVAEAVRAHLAGIDLRLLVEAIEEGAMVSTGARVGARDFLAGLPVLGESDLYDEVCDRLGATNDGERAAALELALEGLYLARKIGKDTDAGETVYG, from the coding sequence GTGACCCAGCAGCAGAACGACCAGCGCAGCCAGCACCCCGACGCCAGCACCGTCGGCCAGCTCCGTGAGAGCGGCCACCAGCTCAGGACGCTCCGCCAGGAGCTCCGCGACAACCTCCTGACCCGCCTGGCCGCCGGCGACGACCCGTGGCCGGGCCTCCACGGCTTCTCCGAGACCGTCATCCCGCAGGTCGAGCGCGCCCTCCTCGCGGGCCACGACATCGTGCTGCTCGGCGAGCGCGGCCAGGGCAAGACCCGGCTGCTGCGCTCGCTGGTGGGCCTGCTCGACGAGTGGACGCCGGTGATCTCGGGCTCCGAGCTCGGCGAGCACCCCTACGAACCCATCACCGTCACGTCACAGCAGGCGGCCGCCACCTACGGCGACGACCTCCGCATCTCGTGGAAGCACCGCGACGAGAGGTACGCCGAGAAGCTGGCGACGCCGGACACGTCGGTCGCCGACCTGATCGGCGACGTCGACCCGATGAAGGTGGCCGAGGGCCGCCACCTCGGCGACCCCGAGACCATCCACTTCGGGCTGATCCCGCGCAGCCACCGCGGCATCGTCGCGATCAACGAGCTGCCCGACCTCGCCGAGCGCATCCAGGTCGCGATGCTCAACGTGATGGAGGAGCGCGACATCCAGATCCGCGGCTACATCCTCCGGCTCCCGCTCGACGTCCTCGTCGTGGCCAGCGCCAACCCGGAGGACTACACCAACCGCGGCCGGATCATCACCCCGCTCAAGGACCGCTTCGGGGCCGAGATCCGCACCCACTACCCGCGCGAGGTGGAGGAGGAGATCGCCGTCATCGAGCAGGAGGCCGACCTCGTCGCCGAGGTGCCGGCGTACCTCCTCGAGGTGCTCGCCCGCTTCACCCGCCACCTGCGCGACTCGCAGTCCGTCGACCAGCGCTCGGGCGTCAGCGCCCGCTTCGCCATCGCCGGCGCGGAGACCATCGCGGCCGCCGCGCTGCACCGCGCGACCACGCAGGGCGAGGAGCAGGCCGTGGCCCGCGTCGTCGACCTCGAGACCGCGGTCGACGTGCTCGGCGGGAAGATCGAGTTCGAGACCGGCGAGGAGGGCCGTGAGACCGAGATCCTCACCCACCTCCTGCGCACCGCGGTCGCGGAGGCGGTGCGGGCGCACCTGGCCGGCATCGACCTGCGGCTGCTCGTCGAGGCGATCGAGGAGGGCGCGATGGTGAGCACCGGCGCCCGTGTCGGCGCCCGCGACTTCCTCGCCGGACTGCCGGTGCTGGGCGAGTCCGACCTCTACGACGAGGTGTGCGACCGGCTCGGCGCGACCAACGACGGCGAGCGCGCCGCCGCCCTCGAGCTCGCGCTGGAGGGCCTCTACCTCGCCCGCAAGATCGGCAAGGACACCGACGCAGGGGAGACCGTCTATGGGTGA